One segment of Sphingomonas morindae DNA contains the following:
- a CDS encoding RNA polymerase sigma factor codes for MRDSGVDPGGLKAIFLAERPALLRYVAARGAGDEAEDVLQDLWLRVARAAAGPIANPRAYLFRAAENVLRDRQRADRQARRRDEDWLHALRPEGLERSDAPSAERTLLDREALARLDARLATLPARARTALALHRLDDLSQKRIAERLGVSLSTVEKDLQRAYRILLDSRDAKDDAE; via the coding sequence ATGCGCGACTCTGGTGTCGATCCCGGCGGCCTCAAGGCGATCTTCCTGGCGGAGCGACCGGCGCTGCTGCGCTATGTCGCGGCGCGCGGCGCGGGCGACGAGGCGGAGGATGTGCTCCAGGATCTCTGGCTGCGCGTTGCCCGCGCCGCCGCCGGGCCGATCGCCAATCCGCGCGCCTATCTGTTCCGCGCCGCCGAAAATGTGCTGCGCGACCGCCAGCGCGCCGACCGCCAGGCGCGCCGGCGCGACGAGGATTGGCTGCACGCGCTGCGGCCCGAGGGGCTCGAACGCTCCGACGCGCCCTCGGCCGAGCGCACGCTGCTCGATCGCGAGGCGCTCGCCCGGCTCGACGCCCGGCTCGCCACGCTGCCGGCGCGGGCGCGCACGGCGCTCGCGCTCCACCGGCTCGACGATCTGTCGCAGAAACGGATCGCGGAGCGGCTGGGCGTCAGCCTCAGCACGGTCGAGAAGGATCTGCAGCGCGCCTATCGCATCCTGCTCGACAGCCGGGATGCGAAGGACGATGCGGAATGA